ataagagaccacataccacggtatgagtaaagagtacttgtcaggagacgaggttgaacaaggtatagagtgataccgatgatcaaacctcggacaagtaaaatatcgcgtgacaaagggaattggtatcgtatgtgaatggttcattcgatcactaaagtcatcgttgaatatgtgggagccattatggatctccagatcccgctattggttattggtcggagagagtactcaaccatgtccacatagttcgcgaaccgtagggtgacacacttaagatttgatgttgtaatagtagaacttgaatatggaatggagttcgaagtattgttcgaagtctcggataggattccggacatcacgaggagttccggaatggtccggagaataagattcatatataggaagtcatattccaagtttggaaatgatccggtgcatttatggaaggttctagaaggttctagaaaagtctggaagaaatcactttggaaggcggagtccctcgggactccaccacccatggccggccaaccctagggtggagtcccaggtggactccacctaaggtggccggccaccccctcccaaggaaaggtggaaatcccacctcaagtgggaatcctagcttgggtaggtttcatgtcatatggaaggttttggtttggggtcttattcgaagacttgtagaccaactcttgggtgttccacctatataatgaggagcaaggggagggggccggccacacaaaagccattgtggccgcaccccctcatggtggccggccacctccccctctcccaaaccctagccgccccctctcctccacctctcccgcaacgcttagcgaagctccgccggagatctccatcgccaccgccaccacaccgtggtgctgccggattcaaggaggagctactacttccactgcccgctggaacggggagaaggatgtcgtcttcatcaacacggaacgtgtgaccgagtacggaggtgctgcccgattgtggcaccgtgatcaagatcttcttcgCGCTTTTGCaaacggcaagtgatcgtctaccgcagcaacaagagcctcatcttgtaggctttggaaatcttcaaaggtgaatctcgatcatcccctcgttgctcccatcttctagattgcatcttggcttggattgcgttctcgcggtaggaaattttttgttttctatgcaacgaatccctacagccaCCGCCTCCAAGTAGAGGGGGTCCtccccctcctccgcctcctcttcctcgtcgtcggcTCGTGGCGCTCCGCCGCTGGAGCTCCCCTCCCATGCGGCGTTCCacgaccgctgctgctcccactcGCTCCGCCATTTTTCGAAAGCGCCGCCGCTCATCGGCTTCAGTGGCGGGTCGACCTTGTGGTAGCGGCCGCCCGCCGCGAAGTCGCGGAGCATCGGCGGCACCCATTCGGCGCCGGCGTACTTGCACGTCGCACGCCGACTCCCGGCGACGGAGAGCTTGTAGTGGCGGCGCCACGCATCCTCCATCGTGTCCGGCGAGCGGAATCGCTTCGATCCGGCGGCGGGCGAGGCGCTACTCCGCCGATGTGCGCTCATGGCCGGCGGCGGTGCAAATGCTGCGGCATGcgaattgctcgccggagtgtgtgtggggaggcggcggcgcacgacgggaacccctcactcgcacctacACCCTGTATTTGTAGGGGGCGGCGGGGTGGGTTTGACGGGCCCTGTATTCCGTCGATACGGGCtagcccgaatacggggcctgctagatggCCCAAAATGCCCTCATCCCCTATCTCGTCGGAATTATACGGGGTGCGCGTGTTTTGAGGGACCTGCTAGACATGCCCAGCTTTGTTGGAAATCTATGAACAAATGCTATATGAAAAGTAATCTATCCATAACTCAGAATACTAAAAAGCACACCACGATGGAGGTATTAACAAATTTAGAGATCACGTCGCTCGTTGTGTGCCGATCGAGCGTCGATTCACTTCACTGGTCTCTGCTCGCAGGCAGCTGAGACTAACCCTGGCGCCTATGTTTATGATCTCGTACATGCTTTACTATAGGTCCATAGCACTACTCTATAGTATGTTAGGCTAGAGGCTTTTTACGGTACAAATTACTAGTCCCATAGACCAGTAGTATTTAGCGAGAGGCCGTTTAGGCAGGTAATCTTTTTTTTCCTGTAAGGCCAGGTTGGTCCACGATTAGGGGTAGTACTAGTCGATCTTTCTCTCTCCAAAGAAGAGGTACCATCGCTCTCACACGCCCCCGCTCACCCCCTGCCGTCGCTCTTGCCGTCATAGATAGGGAATTACAGATCGGCGCCCCTTCCGGTCGTTGCTATCCACCATCTTTCTCCCTGGTGTCTCCGAGCTCCCTTCTGCTTGGCTAGCCTTTCtcccttttttctttctttgctgGCACTTGACCACGAACAGATGCAGTTGGCTGCACTGCAACTTGGTGCACAGGAACATTGGCGTGACTAGATGAAACTTGCTGGACACCAAAAAATGCAGGAAGAATGATAGTCATTTTGCTGCAGCTTGATCTTGCTTCTCAAAGAAATGTCGGTGTGGCCGCGGTACTGCCGTGAGGAGCAGGCGTACGCGACAGCATGCAGCTTGGCCCTAGAGCTCGCCGGGCGCGCCGGCACGAGCAGCCTTGCCGTTGCGGTGTGCAAGAGGTAGGTCCGCCCCGTGCTCGTCGCCGGCAGGTCGGCGCTGTGTTGGCTCCGCGGTGGCGTATGCGCATGGACGACAGGATGCATCACCATCACTGGGTGTCAGCGTCCACCCAGGGGTGGAGCCCAATGGGCTAAACCTGATGCACAGGCATCAGGGTAAAAAAATATTGTTAGTGCTCATCAGGGTGGGCCGCGCGCCACTCATCAAGGGCCCAAGGCCACTTCGGTGCTGGCTATCCCGGACGCCCGCGGAGGCCCTCGTACGCACGCACGCACCCACGTTCGACCAGGGAACGTACACAGGCGATGGCCTTATCTATCGCTGACCCAATTGATCAGGGAATCGTCGCAGACTGCGGATGAACGATAGATTGGGATGAAGGGACGCAGCTACGCAGTGAAGCATGAACCAGGGGCAGGCGTGCAGTCTGATCCAATCTCCAAAGCTCCGATCCAATCTGCGAGGCAAACATCGCAGGTTTGTAACGGTATATCACTATTACAGCACCTCAGTTCCCCTGTTGCGTATTTTGTCTCCCTGTGAATCAGCAATTAGATCCAATCGGACAATTCATAATTATGCggatgtaagagcatctccagtcgcgtccccaaagcgtcccccaaagggatttggggcgcgccggatagAAAAtgtgttccagccgcgtcccccaaagcccctttttgtccggcgcgccccgatacggtgtccggcgccccgagcccgtccccgtcccacaggggacacaccggggacgccggacacaacgaaaagcgaggcgggctcccccgtgtcggcgactatttgcataaacctttggttcgcgcctcttttctcgtcgctccttccttcccgcgcctcccaccccaccgccgccgctagaTTTCCTGGCCGTTTGGGCGCctgatctctgctgagagtcggcaccgttgtcgcggctggggctcccgccggtcgtggtgccgccgccgcgtcgccagcgcgtcccagaacgcgccgtcaaatccggcccacctccgcgcacagaaggtgctcgacgacttgccaggtaggcgcgattggccgctgtttgttCCGTCGTCTGCATCGGCGcagttttaaccattgattttgctttagccatggacagcgacgatgagatgcttgccctgctgctggaggacgagcaagccttcgacgacgacgtgcgggagcatttgctgatcatcgcgtccctccaggacatgcttgacgctgaggcggagaagaggaagaggccgcgccgcggaggatcaaggccgggaagaaggaagtcgaagccccggcagaggatggaggggcatgccatgctgcacaacgactacttcgccgacgacgcaacacatgccgacaattttcggcgccggtacaggatgagcaaggggctgttcatgaatatcctccacggctttcgagagttcgacccctatttcaagctcaagctcgacgctgtaggcatcctcgggttctcgtcgattcagaagtgcaccgccgccatgaggatgcttgcatatggagcacctgccgatacacaggacgactacctttgcatgagtgagtctactgccattgagtgcatgtacaagttttgccgagctgtggtgggaaagtttggcaaatactacttgagagggccaactgaggaagagactgcaaggatcatggcacaaaatgctgcgagaggatttcctggaatgcttggaagcatcgattgcatgcactgggcatagaagaactgcccgtttgcttggcaaggtatatacaaaggccgtcatggatattgcagtgtggtgcttgaagctgtggcagattatgacctgtggatttggcattctttctttggcatggcgggatcacacaatgacatcaacgtgttgcagcggtctccggtgttcagcagactagtggaagggcatgctccaccatgcaactatgagatcaatggccaccaatataccaaaggctattatctagccgatggtatatatccaaaatgggccacttttgtcaaaacaatcccgaatccatcaggtctgaagaattcccactttgctacacgacaggaggcttgcaggaaggatgtcgagcgggcatttggtgtgcttcaagcacaatttgccattgtccggtaccctgctctaagctggtctcacgaccaaatgtgggaggtgatgcaggcttgtgtgatcatgcacaacatgatcatcgaggatgaccgcaagaatcatgttaggtcacatgttggtccctatgagtgtcaagaccctcttgcggaggttgatcatgagttgcctgcagattttgctgattttctcgccatgcacgcagagattcgtgacagcaatgtgcatgagcaacttcaagctgatctcgttaagcatttgtggaggatcaaagaaaatactgtggcaccttgatgtagcatctagccctatttattatatttgattacttgttttattgtttgttgtaatttaatttgaaaacaatcctcgcaaacatttttattcatatgctacatttgataaatagtttatgtgttaaaaaaagtaatttaaatgtttgggggcggcgtttgggggacgcggctggggagcgacgtcccccaaaggcggcacgaacaaaacacgtcccccaaacgctcaatccggcgcggtttgggggacgctttgggggacgcgactggagatgctctaattccTCCAGCTAGTAGCTCCATAATTTCCCATCTATTTTTCTGCGAAAATTGCTGCTAATAGATGCTATGTGATGATAAATGTGTCTAGAGTTTATGAACATTGTACATACATTTTTCTTAGACGAATTCTGAATTATTTGTTATAAAATATTGGTACATTATGGACAGGTATCTCATCAAAAGAAAAACAGCTTCACAAAATGTTCCGGAAGATATGAATTGGAAAGAGGAGATTCAATATGATATAGGTACAttataaatttttatttttaaatacCAGTTTATTTTGTATTTGCGTGTTGTCTTCAACTATGATATACCAAGTATGCTTGGGACATGGCCACGAGCACGTTGGAATGGCTCTCCTCTACTATCGCCGCGGCAACACCGCATGATCGCAAGCGCACCCAATCGATCATCCTGCTGGTACCGTGGGTGATTTGGAAGGAGAGGAACCGCCGCATTTTTTATAGCAAAGACATGCGGGTGACCATTGTTGTTGCCCAGATCGCCATTTGGGAGTTGGCAAGAGGCCAGCAGCTTATACCGCGAGAGTGAGGCTTTAGTCCCCAGCGTGCGCtgctttttgttttcttttttcggtTCCTTGTAACCCGAGTCTTCTTCTAATGAATACCGTGAATACAGCAGCTCTCTTGCGACGTTTCAAAAAAAAGTTTTAAACTATACTAATATATAGTAGGTTTTTTTGCCCAATTTTTTTTGGCTATAGTAAGTTGTGCATCAGGGTAATTTGAGCTCCAGCTCCGCCCTGCGTCCACCTTCAGCTGCTTGTGCAGTCTGGTTGCCGCGAGTGCCGCGCTAGTACAAAATTTCGATCTCCCGAAAGTTCTCTTCTTTTCTGGAACTCCCGAAAGTACCCTCCTGTGAGCAGAAATATAGCTATTTTGCACTTCGGTGGAATAATACTAGTCGTTTGCCGGACAAGTATTAGTCAATCTAAGCGCTCGAATATGTGTTGTTGGACGGCTGACGCTCCTCCGTCCCTACCGTAAAAGAGCCCATGTGCTAACATACATGGTGGTAGTGCTAGTTCTCAAATCTCAGTCATGACAACGTATGGAGTTACCACTAACCATATATCCTATTAAATTGTTGGTGTTCTTCGATTAGGCGGGTGGGCGAAGGCTTCAACAGAAAGAACTCGTCCTGCAATCATTCAGTCGGGACAAATTGAAATGAACATACATTTGCGGTTCTAATACATTCACTGTTTCAAAAGAATACAAAGCTTTGGCAGGCATTTATATTGTTCCACCTCAGTACAAGTGGATATGAAAAAGCTGCTGCCAGCAGAAGCACAAATTCTTCTTTTGGTTGCTTCTTCACGACATACAAAATACAAGAGAAGcttgaaaagaaaaaaaaattccaTCTTACAGAATATACTTGTGAAACCTCAGAATGTGATCAAACTGAGACTTTGCTTCACCTATTCAGGGGAAGTCCCTTTGCCAGAACTTGCTGGGATATTGTCTGTCCTCAAAGGACCGACAATCTATCAGTTCTTCAATCCCTAGAAGATATGAGACCAAAGATAAAGTTGCCTTTCTACATGGAAATAACCATTTTGGCAGCATGGAGAATCTAGATTATTAGAAATAacaaaaaatttaaaaatcagGAGCCACCGGTGCAAGGCTGGAAGCATATTTTCGACAGTGAACTGTCAATGCTAAACACTTGGAACGTTTCAATGAGTGGAAATGTAATTTGAATTAATTTTTTTTTTCCGTCAGTGTTTCATCCTAATTGTCAGTTGACTTGTACTACCACATGTACATATGCCCATCGTCGTTGATTTAGATGCGCCCTTGACCACCTATGTGGGCCTGCTCCTCCGATGCCATGGTCTCCTGATTGACCGTTGCCGTAGTTGTTGACGTTACCGCCGGCCTTCGAATGCTCATTTTTTTCAAGATGGCGGCACGGTATAACATATGCGTCGCCTTCACCTCACATCCACATTCGACGTGTCGGCGGTCAGTATCATGAAATCCTCTTTCTTCACCGCAAACGGCAAACCTCGCCGTCTCAAGCTCGATCTTATTATCTTGCTTCTTCAACATGGACGCCCACCttttgttggcttgttgagctcaaATGACCGGGATCGACTACATCTTGGACTTGCACTTATCAATTCAGGATTGCACCCTTTCCGAAGATGCCGCCTCAATGACTGCCGCCTTGTCCTTTTTGTTGCTGGTGGAGCGACCCACATAGGTGGTCAAGGGCTCAACGACGTTGCCGCCGGCCTTCTTAGAGCAATGCGCGTGAGGTGTGACCTGGAGCCATCGTTTACCGCAGCCGATCGCCATGCATGCTGACGAACTACTTCGGCCCTACTTCATTGCTTGCCTGAGCTGATCTGAGCTACATGGATGCAACTTTTCTACTCTCTTTCCTTGTACATCCAATCTGTAAAATTATATATCCTTGTAATTATTTTAAAAGAGAGCCATTCCTGTAGAGACTAGTCGGTGGCACAGGCCGCTTAGATGGACAGGCACATCCAATCTGGAGATCGAGTGCGCCAAGGCGTGAGTTCACAAAATTAATTACGAAAGACATTCGTTCACGCGCAACTTACATCCAAAAGAGAAGgcacaacccaacatgcataaggGAAAGCTTGTGCTTCTTTTTCAAGAGCATGCAAAAGACCTGCATGTCATGGCACTAAGACTTGGATAAAGCTTGTGCTTTATCTTGACATACATCAAAGGCTATACCGTTAGCTAAGCTTTGCTGGAAAGTTAAAAAGAAATTACCAAGTATATGTATGATACGAATGCTAAAGCACACCACCTCATCTATTCTTTGGCCATGATGTGTTGCATTTCAGCATTTGCACGTACACACTAGGTTGGTGGTAGTGCTAGCTTAGCTAGCCCTCACTCAAGTAGTATTTCTTCAGCTAGAATGTCACCATATGTATGTATAGAGAGAATATGTATATTAAGATAACAATGCAAATGGAACTAATTATGGCAGGAGATTATCATACGCCCATTGGCTCGCAAGGGCATTTGATTAAGCCAGAACTGGAATTATCAGAGGATTTAGAGCCCTTGTTGGCGAGACAAATGACACCATAAAGAATAACATTTAACACCCTGGCTAGCTAGAGAATgtttatatcaagatatcattgcAAACAGAACTCACATAGAGGAAAAAATGACTGTAGCAGCTAAGCAAACTTAAAAGACCACCTCATCAATCGCAGCACAGGAGGTGCAGCTTATCTTGATCCCTTGAGAGACTTGATCGCACCAAGGAAGCCGGCAAATCCAGCCATGGCGGACACCACGGTGATGATGGTTTTGAGGTTCTTGTAAACAAACTTGTACACTATGATCCACCACCGCCTTTCGACCTTGTAGTTTTCAATGCCTACAATGGTGTTGAAATAGGAGTTACCGGGGCGCAGGTGCTTCTCGAGGCTGGTGAACAAGTCAAGCACGTTCTTGTTGGtgagccctgctcctccttgcaggaTATGCTTCTTTCGCAGCTGCTGCACATCCTCCTCACTGTCCGTGACCATGCCCAGGAGGCAGAGGTACGAGCAGACTGTCGACAATGTATCATCGGCTTCGGAGAAATCTGGGGTCATGCATAGCTCGAAAGCTGCCATGTTGACAAGGAATCCTGCGTTTGCATCGTCCAGTGACAGAGGCGCCAGGATGAGCTCTCCAGAAAAGATCCCTTTCTTGATACCCATGTCCTGTAGTTCTGCTTTAGTTTTGGTGGCTGTGAGCTCGATGCCGATCTCTGCGAGTTCGATGACACTGACAGAAAGTGACACTTTCTTGGCCTTGTGGGATATTTCGGTCTCAGCCTCTGATACCTGAGTAGCACTAATGTGATTGCTCCCTACAATGTAGTGTCGTAGGAGGCCAAGGAGATGTGGAGGCTTGTAGCTGCTGTCCAGTTTAGGAGGATCAaaaagaagatcttggcgggaTCGCAGAGACGGCTTCACCCGTCCAAGGAACGTTTCCATGTCCAGGGGCTTGGGCATGAAGCCCATGAGCTTTTCAACCACCACCCATGGGAGCTGGTTCTCAAGTAGCACAATGTCGCTGAAGATTCGGCGGTCATTGGAGCTGAAAACACTATTCAGCAACGGATCCACATCCACTGCCGTGCCGTCATCATCATCGCCGCTGTGTCCGCACCAAGACAACATATACTGCAGCAAGAAGCAGCCATCATAGAACATCATAGGCTTGAAATCATCATCGCCGAAACGTCGCACCTTGTCCTT
This region of Lolium perenne isolate Kyuss_39 chromosome 2, Kyuss_2.0, whole genome shotgun sequence genomic DNA includes:
- the LOC127330683 gene encoding UPF0481 protein At3g47200-like, with the protein product MQIPCDYDQLAFADWKRGPMETTAWVPDIPLEMTIAAPASHGDLVVSSRGQQQLKLVESTDDHQYDWSSPIEVFEQATQAFEDEVGEMETKIHLFPASMKDLSAQYAAPKVVSIGPYHHGKSPDFPQMESAKYAAACHFIKDSGRSVEEVYGAVFAVADEARSHYDKDKVRRFGDDDFKPMMFYDGCFLLQYMLSWCGHSGDDDDGTAVDVDPLLNSVFSSNDRRIFSDIVLLENQLPWVVVEKLMGFMPKPLDMETFLGRVKPSLRSRQDLLFDPPKLDSSYKPPHLLGLLRHYIVGSNHISATQVSEAETEISHKAKKVSLSVSVIELAEIGIELTATKTKAELQDMGIKKGIFSGELILAPLSLDDANAGFLVNMAAFELCMTPDFSEADDTLSTVCSYLCLLGMVTDSEEDVQQLRKKHILQGGAGLTNKNVLDLFTSLEKHLRPGNSYFNTIVGIENYKVERRWWIIVYKFVYKNLKTIITVVSAMAGFAGFLGAIKSLKGSR